A genome region from Triplophysa rosa linkage group LG24, Trosa_1v2, whole genome shotgun sequence includes the following:
- the fbxl14b gene encoding F-box/LRR-repeat protein 14b: METHISCLFPEILAMIFSYLDVRDKGRVAQVCTAWRDASYHKSVWRGVEAKLHLRRANPSLFPSLQARGIRRVQILSLRRSLSYVIQGMPNIESLNLSGCYNLTDNGLGHAFVQEIPSLRVLNLSLCKQITDSSLGRIAQYLKNLEVLELGGCSNITNTGLLLIAWGLHRLKSLNLRSCRHVSDVGIGHLAGMTRSAAEGCLSLEYLTLQDCQKLTDLSLKHISKGLSKLKVLNLSFCGGISDAGMIHVSHMTSLWSLNLRSCDNISDTGIMHLAMGTLRLSGLDMSFCDKIGDQSLAYIAQGLYQLKSLSLCSCHISDDGINRMVRQMHELRTLNIGQCVRITDKGLELIADHLTQLTGIDLYGCTKITKRGLERITQLPCLKVLNLGLWQMTESEKVR, encoded by the coding sequence ATGGAGACGCACATCTCATGCCTCTTTCCGGAGATATTGGCCATGATTTTCAGCTACTTGGACGTGAGGGACAAAGGCAGGGTGGCCCAAGTGTGCACGGCGTGGAGGGACGCGTCCTACCACAAGTCCGTGTGGAGGGGGGTGGAAGCCAAGCTGCATCTGAGGCGGGCGAACCCGTCTCTGTTTCCCAGCCTTCAGGCGCGGGGCATCAGGCGGGTGCAGATCCTCAGCCTGCGGCGCAGCCTCAGCTACGTTATCCAGGGGATGCCTAACATCGAAAGCTTGAATCTGAGCGGCTGCTATAACTTAACGGATAACGGCCTGGGTCACGCGTTCGTGCAGGAGATCCCTTCCCTCAGAGTGCTCAATCTGAGCCTTTGTAAACAGATCACGGACTCCAGTTTGGGTCGAATAGCCCAGTATCTCAAAAACTTGGAAGTGCTGGAACTGGGCGGCTGCAGCAACATCACCAACACGGGGTTATTACTCATCGCATGGGGTTTGCACAGACTCAAAAGTCTTAATCTGAGGAGCTGCCGGCATGTGTCAGATGTGGGCATCGGACATTTGGCCGGCATGACCCGCAGCGCGGCGGAGGGCTGCCTCAGTCTGGAGTACCTGACCCTCCAGGACTGTCAAAAGTTGACGGACTTGTCCCTCAAGCACATTTCTAAGGGCCTATCCAAGCTGAAAGTGCTCAACCTGAGTTTCTGCGGGGGGATCTCAGACGCCGGCATGATCCACGTCTCACACATGACGAGTCTATGGAGCCTTAATCTACGTTCATGCGACAATATCAGCGACACGGGCATCATGCACCTCGCCATGGGGACGCTGAGACTTTCTGGGCTCGACATGTCTTTTTGCGATAAAATAGGCGATCAGAGCTTGGCGTACATCGCCCAGGGCCTTTACCAGCTCAAGTCGCTGTCGTTGTGCTCGTGCCACATCAGCGACGATGGCATCAACAGGATGGTGCGCCAGATGCACGAGCTGAGGACGCTGAACATCGGCCAATGCGTGCGGATTACAGACAAAGGACTGGAGCTCATCGCCGATCACTTGACTCAACTGACCGGCATCGATCTGTATGGATGTACGAAAATCACTAAAAGGGGACTAGAGAGGATCACGCAGCTCCCCTGCCTTAAAGTTTTGAACCTGGGCCTTTGGCAGATGACTGAAAGCGAAAAAGTGAGGTGA